A window of Salmo trutta chromosome 17, fSalTru1.1, whole genome shotgun sequence genomic DNA:
gtatcataaaaaaatatattttactttgTATTCTTTCTTTCAGAATTTCCCCATTTTCATCAGTCCACTTCTGTGTGGAGAAGCTATTTTCTGAGTGGCCTGCCACACTGATTGCCATTGAAGTTGGTTCAGTGGGCCACTGCAGCATTTTGTCAAGAGCATTGTCTGTCTGCTGTGTCTTGATGCTCTTCAGTGCCTGCTTGTTACATGGGCGATGAGGATGTCCTGCTGGTCAGGATTGTGATGTGATGGGGTGCAGGACGAGCAAGGTCCTCCCTGAGCCACCTGGAGATGTCCAGCTAGACTTGGTCAAAAAGGTGGAGCCTCCTAAGACCGACATCTACAAACATTTCATCCGAGACGACGGCAGTGGGAGTAAAATGGGAGGGGAGAAAACAGGCTCTCTCTCCCCACAGGCCCAGGCAGCTTTCCCAGCTGCCCGGGCACCCCCGGATACAGGCCAACCAGAGGCCTCAGACCCACGCAGAAACAAGGTAGCCAAGTACAGAGCCAAGTTTGAACCACGGGTCACAGCCAAATATGACATTAAGGCCCTGATAGGTCGCGGTAGCTTCAGCCGGGTGGTGCGAGTGGAGCACAAGAGCACGCGTCAGCCCTACGCCATCAAGATGATCGAGACGCGCTATAGAGAGGGGCGTGAGGTATGCGAGTCAGAGCTGTGTGTCCTGCGTCGTGTACGCCACACTAACATCATCCAGCTGATGGAGGTGTTTGAGACAGCTGAGAGAGTGTACATGGTGATGGAGCTGGCTACAGGGGGAGAGCTTTTTGACCGTATCATCGCCCGTGGCTCTTTCACAGAGCGTGATGCTACACGTGTCCTACAGATGGTACTGGACGGGGTCAAGTATCTACATACACTTGGCATCACCCACCGTGACCTCAAGCCTGAGAACCTGCTCTACTATCACCCTGGGGCGGACTCAAAAATTATGATCACTGACTTTGGGCTGGCCAGCACTCGTAAGAAGGGGGATGAGTGCTTGATGAAGACCACTTGTGGGACACCAGAGTACATTGCCCCAGAGATCCTGGTACGGAAGCCATACACTAATGCTGTAGACATGTGGGCTCTGGGTGTCATTTCCTACATTCTGCTGAGTGGAACCATGCCCTTTGAGGATGACAACCGCATGCGCCTCTACCGCCAGATCCTCAAAGGGAAGTACAGCTTCTCTGGAGAGGTAAGCATCTATGACCTCACACACTCTCTTCATCAATTTAGTTTCTGATTCTTACTAATTTGTTGTCCTCTCTGCTTCTCAATAATTCTACAACCCCTATCGAGCACTCCTCCCTTGATCTGTTGAGTGCACACTAGCTCTCAAAAAACCCTCCTTTTCAGCAGTTACATTCGCTTACGGTTGGCTCCATGTGAACTATAATTCTGATGCTGtgttttaacgtttagaaacGTCAACAGTCATCCCTTTCAAAATGATTTTCGAAACATATGTTGATATTCGGTTATTTGTTGGTTtttaattatttgaattccatttttttCTGTGGGATCAATGCACAGTTTATTTtcgagataaatcagatcaagacGGAACTGTGCGGAATATGGCTGAacgaggacatggataatatacagttggctgggttttccgtgcatcagcaagacagaacagcaacctccggtaagacgaggggtggtggtctgtgtctatttgtcaacaacagctgctgcgcaatctctaatattaaggacgtctccacactatttaccaagagagttttcatccacatttttcgtagctgtctatttaccaccacaaactgatgcaggcactaagaccacactcaacaatGCTGTATAAGGACACAAGCAAACAAGAGAATGCTCACCCAGAaacggtgctcctagtggccagggactttaaatgcagggaaacttaaatccgttttacctaatttctaccacaGGGTGAAAAAAACTCCAGaacatctttactccacacatagagatgtgtacaaagctctcccttaccctacatttggcaaatctgaccattattctatgctcctgattcctgcttacaagcaaaaactgaag
This region includes:
- the LOC115151962 gene encoding serine/threonine-protein kinase H1 homolog, encoding MGCRTSKVLPEPPGDVQLDLVKKVEPPKTDIYKHFIRDDGSGSKMGGEKTGSLSPQAQAAFPAARAPPDTGQPEASDPRRNKVAKYRAKFEPRVTAKYDIKALIGRGSFSRVVRVEHKSTRQPYAIKMIETRYREGREVCESELCVLRRVRHTNIIQLMEVFETAERVYMVMELATGGELFDRIIARGSFTERDATRVLQMVLDGVKYLHTLGITHRDLKPENLLYYHPGADSKIMITDFGLASTRKKGDECLMKTTCGTPEYIAPEILVRKPYTNAVDMWALGVISYILLSGTMPFEDDNRMRLYRQILKGKYSFSGEPWPSVSNLAKDFIDRVLTVDPSERLTAGQALKHPWVVSMAASSSMKNLQRSISQNLLKRASSRCHSTKSAQSTRSSRSTKSNKARRAREKELRELNRRYQQQYNG